The DNA segment TGAAAATAAAAACCAATTTTCAGTGACGGCAATATATGGCAGAAGCACCTTTTCATATAACCTTTAAAGATTATTTACACACTAGATTTCATCAGCAAAATCCATTGCTATTATCTTTTTATGCTAACCAGTTATTTCAATGCAACTAATTTTATCCCAATAGTGGAATGTGTAAATTTCACTCTTTTCATAAAATAAAACCCTTATACAAAATATATGCAAGTATACAAATTAATTTAAGATTACTAATGGGTTTAATGCTAAAAATTACACTCATACACTAACCATGAGTTAAACATATTTCCTGTGACCTTTAAAGTACACTAAATACTGCGTTTGTCTTATCTGTGTAGTCCTTGAGCAGAATACACAGAATAGTAATATTTTGACCATAAATATTTACACATGATGCAATTTATACTCTGTTTGCTGCAGAGTAAGCAAATCATGGCCAGCCTCTTTTATTACTTACCCTTTTGAAAGCAGATGCCGAATATGAATCATCTCCACAACCACATTAATGTTCTCCTTGGCGGTGGAACAGAGGTCATGTTTGAGGTAGCACTCTTGCTGCAACTGAGATACCATCTCCTGGATAGTGGAGCACTTCCGACTGATGCAGCTGAATTTTATTCTCAATCCATGAGCCATGCACTTCAGAGTATCTTTAATAAAAGATTTACCCTGGACAGATTATAAGAGTGCAAATTGTAAAATGGCTGTGAAAGAAAGTtgcatcaatttaaaaaaatattaagaAGAGCTTATGTTGGGAGGTGGCATCTCCAAAGtgcatctttttttaaataactgGAACAGTTTTTAAGAATGAAACTTGACGTGGTGAAATTGCAGTGGTatcaatttaaaatgttttgtggGAGGGAAGCGGCAAGTTACGCTATATTGCTCTGActtgctctgtctctcacactgatTTATTACCTGGGCATCGAACTTGCCAGCGTTGTGCAGGAAGGCCAAGCATATATCATGTGGTCCATGGATTTCGCAGgaattgttttcaaaacattcaaaaacTCCACAGCCAACGTCGCCTGTGTTCACCAGGCAGTGTTGTATTTCAGCTGAAAACAGACGCGAAAGGAGAGCAACCATGAAAACCGAGCAACTCAGGCGAGGCTACACTTCCAGAGGAACTTTATGGCTCTTAACGCGCTTTGGGGGTGGTCCGAAATCGAAAAAAAGGGCGCTATACCAACACAAGGGCAGCCTTTTATTTATACCCCAGCCCTATCAAATACTAATGAATTTGTACATTCAGGTGCAGAGTATCTCGGATAAAAACCTAAGCTGCCGCATGAGTGAGCTGGATATCTGTATCCTCCCTGTTAGCGGATGCAAAGTTTCGGGAATGTGCTTTGATCATGACTTATCCCCCAAATCTACGGTTTCTGAACAAAACATAAGTACTGCTCCCTGTGAAACCTGCCTGTTTCCGCATCCTGAAGCCACGGGAATTCTTACATCCCTGCCGCTTTCTGTTCCACTACTTAGGAGACATCAGCTGGAAATTGAGCAGTCGAGTTTGTCCGCTTTTACTAACTCTCATTGCCACACTGTCGCCACCAGGAAACTCTTTGGAATCCCGTTCAGTCTCCTCACATTTAATTTTCGAAACGCCGGTTTCAGTCAAGCAGCGTGATTCTGTCTGTTTTATTTTCCCGGTGCCCTTTATTGATACCATTTTTTCCTTCATTCCCAAGGGGAGGCATTGCAAGCCACTGCCCACCTCCATCGCTTCCCTGCAAGGTACTCCAGGGGTTAATATGCTAACGAGGTGTGCGTGGCTGTCGACACGAAGTCTTCCCAATGTGATACAATGCAATCCGACCATGGGACAATGATCTCTTGGAACTGATCGTGCAAAACCGTCTAATACTTTAGAAACGGTGTGTATAAATAATTGATCCTGTGTTACTCTAAACTGGTAGGGTTTAGTTTTTCGTGTCAAGGCGGTTACTGAAATGCATTCCCAACAACATTTTCTTAATTACTTCTCAATTCAATCCGCATTGATCTAAATGCCTCCAGCCTATCACCTCCGCTCGTGGAAAGAGCTACACGCATAAACATCAAAAAGTGCGGGCAAATTTGAGATGGGTTCCTGCTTTAATCCCACTATTGCCTCTCTCATAGCACAGTTTTTGCCCTTTCTTTCCTGTGGGTAAGCTTCTTTATTCATTGCAAGACTTGTGCCCACAGCAGAGGCTGAAGCTTTCTCCGGTAGACCGGCTGCCGAGAGCTGTTACATACCTGTGTTCTGTAAAGAGAGGCGAGCTTTTTGCTGGTTGGTCAATTTGTCCCGTTCGTGGTGGTTTTCCAGCAATTCAGCCTCGTCCGTGCCCAGGGCGAGCTCAGGCGGTGCGAGAGTGAGCAGGGCTGTGAGGAGACGGGCTAACATGACAGAGTCCATCGCCGCGCTGTCTGGGGGCCaggaggcgcgcgcgcgcgcactctctctctctctctctcacacgcacacgcacacaacacTGATAGTACAAGGAGAGCAGCTCAGTGAGCGCACAGGGGGCTGACCAGAAATTCTGAGACAGGGGCTGACTCTCTCTAAATATACCCGGACCGGAGCCCCTGGCGCTCCTGTCACTTCAATGAAGGCAAGAAGCAGGTGTTGTCATTGGCTCGGTCCAATCAGGCGCCTAGAAACCATGCCCAAGTTTGACAAATCAGGATGGGAGGCGCATGGCGGAGACTCCCGGATTCCAGCCCGGGACCTTGCTGTGCAGAGTCCAGAGGCTGTTTGCTTGCTGCTGCTGCTCTCAACTTTCCGCACACGTTTGAAACATTACAACAGAGGCACGTGTTCGGATGTTTCACTCGGGTTCCCGTTTGCTTCCTGTAGCAGGAAGAAGCCTCTCTGCTGTGAATCCTGAGGTGGCCTCTCTACccacccaaccccctccccctccgCTGTCCTCTTCATGAATTGATTCAGAACACGCTACTTCTTCAAGCTGTTTCCAGGTCCCTTTTGTAAAATCATGGATGGGAATACAGCGCAGTGGGAGGCATTTCGGCCCATACTCCCCGTGCCAGCCCTTTGAATGATTCAGTTCACCCGAGTATCTAGCCGCTTCCGAGTCCCTGTGCAGTTTCTCCCGTTTCCTCGTCAAGCGAGTGTTGAATTTCTTTCTGAGAGTGATTGCTAGTTGGCTTTTCTCCCTCCACCCTTGCAGGTCATATATTTCATGCCTGCActaacgccccccccccccccccccaccatccaacacacatacagacaataTTTAAACCAACAAGAAATCCTCTCAGGCCCTGTCAGTATTGTGGCCGTTTTAACTCTGGCGTGAGATAGCTGAATGCCCGAACAGTTTCACACATTGCACTTCCCATAACGCCAGAGATGGACGCACCAAGGCGCAACCTTTGTACGATTGAAACAATGCTGCGTCGCAGCAATATCCACAGAAGTTCGCTGTATCCGCGAGTGACTGGCAAGCTCCACCGCATGAATGCAGAATCCTGGCATTGTATGCGTTCTCCCTGAATTTGTTCGTCTCATTAACTGTTCATTCACTTTTTGGCGGCTGCGTTGAGTCGTATGCATGGAAAAAGTGAAGACATACACTATATAATATATAATGTGAACATACACCTGGCATATATATATATGAAATTTTAACTCGTGCACCGTAAATGCAATAAGGTAAGCTGGGCAAGATCAATTAAAAGAGAGATGCATACCAAAATACGCGACAGGCTCTTGTGCAATGAACCCTGTGCTAAAAGGCAGCATCCTGTCCCACCCCATTTGTTCTGTACTTTGTAGTAAATGCCGCCAGGCTGAAACCATAGAGACGCGAGAGGCACTAGTAATTCCTGGCAGGAGTTACATCATTCATCCATCAACAGCTGTTCCATTCAGAGAACAGACAGAAAGGATTCTTCAGAGATCTGCAATGCTGGCCATGTGGCTGGGATGAAGGAAACATTTGTATACATTTCAGTCTGGGTGCATGCCCTCTTGAACACACAAAATAATGTACATTTTATTACTCCATAACTCCTGGTGTGAACCATGTTGCAGCGAATAGCTCGGATTTGTGCGGAATTGATTAAATATTTCTGATATCGTACTTAGCATGAATGTTTTCGATTCTAGATCTAGGCAAACATGTAGTTAGCTTTAGACGAATGAACAATGTGCTTTTGATAAACAGTAGCTGACCGTTATGTTACTAAGCAATTTTTCTTTGTCTGGTAGTGGTCAACATGTGTCCAGCAGATGTTATTGAAGCTTGTGCTACATGTCAGTGCAGTCTGCAGAATGTCTGTTAATGATCCTCTTGTGAATAAATCATTGTCATTTGAATTTTACAACTCCTTACGTTATAAATCAACTAACAGGTGTGGGCAAGCCTTTACGTTTCAACAATTTTTTGGACCTGAATGTTTTATCATTTAATCATACCTACAAGTTTTGTATAAGTATTGCAGAAAGATATACCATCCACCGGATGTATTACCTTAATTGAATTCTTCATTAAATAAATCCTTGTCACCAAAGTGAGCTGATTGGTGAATTTTGTAAGTTCGAATGCAGAGCATTGATAATAATTCAGAAAATGTCTAATGCTGACCCACATTGAAATGGCATCTGTTACGTTTCAACCGAAATCTAAATGCCATCGATCAAGCTCACGAGAAACCTAACTTGAAGTCAAAAATTGAAATTACCTCTTGCTGAGCATTTCTCAGGATTCTGCGGATTTCTAAGTTATCTTTACGTTTTTCGCTGTGTTGTTGGAATTATTATCGAGTGCGACTGAAGTTATGTTATATGACATATGTTGCTTCTATCCAAAATTAATGAAAGACTACCATccagaaaacttttttttaatatgacAGATATGCAGCGGCGTAGATTTAGAACAGGGAGTACGGTCTTGGTACATCCAATAGCTTGGTATATAAAAGGGATAGTTCCAAATGGATCTGCAATGAAGCAGCgcgacagttttttttaaaacgacTCGGTGTGTATTTCAAGGCGGGTGGAAGCTCTCTCCGAGTAGGACCAGTTTCGATGTGCAGCACCAAACTGGAGTTTCACTTCCACTGCAGTCAATCCAAGCACTACCCTAACACACCCTCGGCAACGACCAATCAGAACTCGGCTCAACTCGGCTGCTTCCGCAGCAACCAAACAACATCACAATGGAGCGTTTGTGACGAAGGACCAATCAGCAGCGTTCCCAACAATCAGAACCGCCTGTAAACTGTTCATCTCAATCCTCAAAATCACACTCAAACCGGCCTGTAAAACTGTTGACTCTCAATCCACAGGATTACAATAGAAACGGCTCCACACGATCACAATTAGACCAGTTTGTAAACTGTTCATTCTCAATTCACTGATCACAAGCAGATTTACCTGTGAACTATTCACAGTCAAATTGGCCTGTAAACTCGTTACTCTCAATCCTTGGCGTCGCAATCTGATTTCGATGCTAACTCTCACGAGGACATTAGAAACAAGAAAAAGACTAATTTGTTCCTCGAACATGCCTGTCTTTCAAAATCATGTCGATCGGTGTCCCAAAACCATACACCCACGTTTATCTTTCATCTCTTTAATTCTTCAGCTGTCAAAAATCTATTAATTCTTTAAAAATGGCTTAGTATTCAATACTTTTTGGTGAAGAGAATTACACGTTTTCGTTATCTGGAGATTTTGAATTCCAGTCTAGGAAATAAGCGCAAAAATCAAGGCTGGCATGGTACATTCCTGtggagaccataagaccatactcatagaagcagaaattaagtCTTTCGGCCCAACCAGCCTCTTGctctattcaatcatggctgataagtttctccagctttttcctataatctttcatccccttgacaatcaagaagctatttatctctgtctcacATATACATAAAGTATATTACCTACACATTGGTAtgcacagccttttgtggcaatgaattccatagattcaccactctgactaaagaagtttcttctcatctctgttctaaaagggtcttctctttactctaaAGCTGTACCCTTGGGTCCTACTCTCTCCTataaatggaaacatcttcccaatgttcATTCTGTCCAGGGTGTTCAGTGTTGTGTAAATTTCAGTTGGGTTTCGCCCCTCATCCTAAATTCCATTGACTattgacccagagtcctcaaatgttcacCACATATTAAGACTTTCACTTCTGGGATCATTCTCAGGAGCCTCTTCTGATCTGCTCcaaggccagtacatctttcttgAGAcatagggcccaaaattgctcacaatactctcaaATTTTTCTGACCAGAGCTTTCTAAAGCCTCgggagtacatccctgcttttatattctaatcctcttgaaataaatgccaacattcatatttgccttcctaactactgactgaactggcaagtttaccttaagagaatcctggattaggactcccaaattcctttgtacatcagatttctgaatttcctcctgatttagaaaatagtctatgcctctttcttcttaccaaagtgcatgacctcacactttccatcaTTGCATTCCATCTCTCACATTTTGCCCAATCTCCTAACCTGTCTATACACTTTTCCAACCTCCTcgcctcctcaatactatctgtccctctacctatctttgtatcatctgcaaacttagccaaaatgccctcagttcattcatctaaatcattaatgtataaaatgaaaagttgtggttcCAACAGCGAAGTGTTGCACTACTAGAATTGGTTTTTATCTAATGAAACATTATATCCAGCTCCTCCCACCTGGTCTGTCAGGTGGAGGTAAAATATCTCATTGCAGTATTTCGAAGAACAGCGGGTAACCTGCCGAATATTTAATATCACGCTGCTGTTTGGGGGAAATTCCAACGTTTAACCAGTCACCTATTCTGCATGTCAAATAATACTTTTTTTGGCTCGACAGCAGATTGAAATGTCTTGTTATGGCGCTGTACAGGTACAAACCTTTCTTTTTATGCCTTTCGTAATCTCACTTTTGAGTCGACGTTTTTAGTGCGAGGTTCCTTGGATTCAAGGGGTTAAAACACGCTCACACTCAAGACATGCACCAGATATCACAAATCACATACTCAGGTATTCCATTTTGACATTTATCAATAATTCATTTCACCAATGTTACCTTTGgcctttaaaaacatttttactaAAGATTTTGAATAATTTGCTCTTTGAAATCTGTCAGCATTCACTGCCAGTAATGGGGGAGCGGGGGGAACAGGGAAGATGAATAGCCCTACGCAAACCATACAGAATAAAACCAGTGATTTTTGTAATTATGTCTCACACGTAAATACATTTAACTTATTGGGATGCACGTGCCCATTTCGACTGAAAGCCAAAAACTGAACggcaaatgtttaatttttttgcaTTCTTTGGCATGATATTTATGATGATGCGAATGGAAATTCCACTCTGGAATATAGCACTTAATAAATTTGTCGCCTGACATGTCGAATACATACTTTCTAGATTACTTCTGTTCCAGTCACCTTGATTTAAAGGCTTTGAAACAAGAAAAGCTTTCACAGCGTTCTTTTGGACATGGCCGGAAGACTAATGGTCCCCAGCAATGATTTACACAAGTTGCACTTATACACCGTACTTAACTGGCCTGCTGTCTTTTATTAATCTTCGGGCACAGTTTTTGTTGAGACAGTAATTATTCACTGCCTCGCTACGGGCCATTTCTGTGAACATTTCACCGCTGGAAAGTAACAGAATTCCATTAGTAAAATATGTTCAATGGTCCAAATTTCACATTAGGTTTTGTTCTTAACGTTTATTCACTACCGATTTTCCGCTGTGTTCAGGTGGCCAGGATGGAAGATACACCAAATATATGTGACTACGTATTTTTACGGGTCGGAAGTTTTGCGACAACCTGTTACATTTTCCAGGAGGAATTCAGCTGTAAAGTGTTCCGTGAAATCATGGGAAATATGCAAGGTTTTGGATTTGGATTTTATGCGTGTGTCTGGGGGGTGGGGTGATGGGTAGTTTGTGGAATGTAAATATTGCATTGACGAATAGAAATTATTCCATGCgccaaaaaaaacaagaaacattgcagatgttggaaatctgaatcgAGACCAGGAAGTTACATTTCCCTGCAGCATCCGGTGTCTGTGCAGAGAACCTGaccagttaacgtttcagatgtAGACCCTGGGTCAaaataccaccccccccccccccgccccgataGTGGGTCAAAGAACCGCGTTTCTCGTATTCGCAGTGTTTCCCAGTACTACCGTGTACTTCTGTAAAGATCCAAATTTTGACCTCTAATGACAAGCTTGGAATGTAATCAAACCCAACTAGtccatcagagataacaaggtgtagagctggatgaacactgcaggccgagcagcatcagaggagcaggaaggctgacatttcaggcctagccccttcttcagaaaattagccCATCCTTTGTTTTACAAATCCCAAAAGTTCATTCTTCCAAAACCTAAACCGCAAAACAGTTTAAGGAGCCGAATCGCCTTTTCTCAAATAGAAATGGGGACTCTTATTCACATGAAAACTTTCTGAACGACCCAAAACACCTTGCCGCCAAAGAAGGAGTTTTTAATTACTCCATTGCTGTTGGAAAGACAGAAATCAATTTACGCAGGAGAGTACCCGACAAACAGCGTGAATGCCTGAGCTGTCGTAATAATGATAGTCCATTCTGGCCAGGACAACATGTTCACTGCCACGGCTTTTCCGTCACTGCAAGAAACCCATTTAGCGGCTGAGGTAGGTGGAAACAATACTATAACATAGTTTGATCACCCGAAGGAAGGCACACTGTATTTAACCAGATGAAGTTTGATGTGCGAGcgtaatttattttttaaagctCACAAACCTACAAAGTATGTGTGGTGAGCCCTCTTGAAACATAAAATTCAAGGGGGCACTCAGAAGGTCATAGCA comes from the Stegostoma tigrinum isolate sSteTig4 chromosome 13, sSteTig4.hap1, whole genome shotgun sequence genome and includes:
- the stc2a gene encoding stanniocalcin-2a, which codes for MDSVMLARLLTALLTLAPPELALGTDEAELLENHHERDKLTNQQKARLSLQNTAEIQHCLVNTGDVGCGVFECFENNSCEIHGPHDICLAFLHNAGKFDAQGKSFIKDTLKCMAHGLRIKFSCISRKCSTIQEMVSQLQQECYLKHDLCSTAKENINVVVEMIHIRHLLSKGSYLEFIKALFHCHEVVMEAVKKSVRSRFGQNLAFLRQILQEDSCSSRKQADQVTPTTAAPEKKQGENRKGHKGSSEVNYLEIERENAKNPKGEKERGGRIHPNARARGSGQASRRITEERTHTSDAIELSDIRR